The following are encoded together in the Dickeya lacustris genome:
- the bioD gene encoding dethiobiotin synthase has protein sequence MTKRWFVTGTDTEVGKTIASVALLQAAGRAGFRSAGYKPVASGCDMTAQGLRNSDALALQANSRVALPYDAVNPLAFLEPTSPHIVSAAENRPIDFSTLSQGLHTLGAQADWVLVEGAGGWFTPLSSQHTFADWVVMERLPVILVVGIKLGCINHAMLTALAVRQAGLALVGWIANDVVMPGPHHQAYLQTLQARLGAPMLGEIPHLAAPMQQNLGAYLNIALLSD, from the coding sequence GTGACTAAACGCTGGTTTGTGACAGGGACTGACACCGAAGTGGGAAAAACGATAGCCAGCGTGGCGCTGTTACAGGCTGCTGGCCGCGCCGGTTTTCGTAGCGCAGGGTATAAACCCGTCGCCTCCGGGTGCGACATGACGGCGCAAGGGCTTCGTAACAGCGATGCGCTGGCATTACAGGCCAATAGCCGCGTGGCGTTGCCTTATGATGCCGTCAATCCATTGGCGTTTCTGGAGCCGACCTCGCCGCATATTGTGAGTGCGGCGGAAAACCGTCCCATCGATTTTTCCACCCTCAGTCAGGGCTTGCATACGCTAGGCGCGCAGGCTGATTGGGTGTTGGTTGAAGGGGCAGGCGGCTGGTTTACGCCGCTCTCCTCGCAGCACACCTTTGCCGACTGGGTGGTGATGGAGCGCTTGCCGGTTATTTTGGTGGTTGGCATTAAGCTTGGCTGCATTAACCATGCCATGCTGACGGCGTTGGCGGTGCGCCAGGCTGGGCTGGCGCTGGTCGGGTGGATTGCCAATGATGTGGTGATGCCCGGGCCGCACCATCAGGCCTATTTACAGACGCTGCAAGCGCGCCTTGGCGCGCCGATGCTCGGTGAAATACCGCACCTTGCCGCGCCGATGCAGCAGAATCTGGGGGCTTACTTAAATATTGCTTTACTGAGTGACTAA